Below is a window of Escherichia coli DSM 30083 = JCM 1649 = ATCC 11775 DNA.
CTGCTTCGCTATCTCGTCAACTTACGGTTGAATACGATTACGTGTGGTTTGTCCCTTCTGGCGCTGTAAAAGACGACCTGCGTCATGCCACGCTGGTGGCCCTGCCTGTTCCGGGTCATGGTGCAGGCGAACCGATTGGAATACTGACCCGCGTAGATGCGACGTTCTCTTCTGGTTGCCAGTTGATGATTAACGCTATTCGAAAATCAATGCCGTTCTGAAAGGTGAAGGGATCTGTCGATCCCTCCTTTAACATTTTCACACCGTAGCAAAACTAACTGGTTCACAAGCTCCGCGAGGTTCTGCCGACACAGAATGTTTGTTGAGACGGAATACGTCCACCGCCTCAGTTAGTCGTGCCGCCTGTTCTTCAAGGGACACCGCTGCCGTTGAGGCCTCTTCTACCAGAGAAGCATTCTGTTGCGTCACCTTATCCATTTCAGAAATCGCCTGGCTAACCTGCGTTATGCCTCGACTTTGTTCACCCGAGGCGGTGGCGATTTCCTGCATGATATGTGTGACACTCGCGACGGCATCAACAATAGTGCACATGATTTTCCCTGCCGTTGCCACCTCATCCGATCCCAGGTCAATTAATCTGACTGATTCACTGATCAAGCCTTCAATCTCTTTCGCCGCCTGGGCGCTGCGGCTTGCGAGTGTCCGTACTTCGCTGGCGACAACGGCAAATCCAGGGCCTTGCGAGAGTAACACGATTCTGACATTCACACTGACCCGACAATCGCTCTACGAACTGCGGTTCCGGGACGGTGATAAGGAAGTTGCTGCGCTCATGGCCTGCACGTCCAGGTAAGGGCAAGCGCGGGGATTTTCCCCCGCGCATCTGACTAGCGGATTCATTTTCTCATGGCACCCCTTTTACACTTCAGTTAGTGCATGTTTTTTTCGATGCACTAATAGAACCATCATTACAGACAAATTTGCCGCCTGCCGTACAGTGTGAGATCCCCCCTTTCGAACCAGAACAGGGTTTGCGCCCGGCATCGGCATAAAAGGAAACAAGCGTTCCCATAACCAGGATAAGTGCCAGTTTTTTCATATAACCTCCATGATTTATCGAATCTTATGTTCGATTTGAACGTTATACGCTGGTTTATTTTGATACCGTTGATGAGATCAAAGATCGGGTGAATTGATTAAAGATAAGCCAGATGGACGTATAGACAAGGATTATGGTTTTATTTGTCATACAAATAAATATAATAGGCGCTTCCGATGTAGGCCCGTATTCTTCGCCTGTACCACGGGTCGGTTTTAGTACAGGCGTTTTCTTTAAATATCCTTCAGGAACGTTTACGCGGCATCATGCGTAGAAGTGTGTTGTCCTTCCAGAAATAGTGGTGTGCCAGTGCAGCCGCAGCGTGCAACCCGATGACAAAATATCCCAGATTCGCCAGCGTTTCATGCCACGACTTTAAGCTATCAACCCGTTCGAAATTGGCCTCTGAAGCGTAAGGCATCGTCAAACCAAACGCAAACCACGGGTTGCCCCGGTTATACATCATCACCAAACCAATCACTGGCAGCGCAATAAACAGGAGATAAATCACCAAATGGCCCAAATGCGCCAGTCCCGTCATCATCGGTTTTGGCTTAGGTATAATCGGCGGGGTTGGGCATTTCAGCCTTAACAAAAGACGAACCACCATCAGTACGAGAATTGAGATGCCACAGGAAACATGAATCATGTTGATGAGGGGCCGATCGCTACGTGGGAAGAAACCACGAAACTCCATTGCGCAATACGCTACGATAACCAGCAAAAAGACCAGCCAGTGAATGCTGATTTGTAACCTTGAGTATTTATTTCCCATAACATTTCCTGCTTTAACATAATTTGCCGTTAACATAACGGGCTTTTCTTAAAATTTCATTAAATATTGTTCACCTGTTTTCAGTACGTTACGTTTCGCTGCAAGAATGTAGATTGCCCATCCCGCCATCCTGGTCTAAGCCTGGAAAGGATCAATTTTCATCCGAACGTTCCTGACAGGAGAAGACCATGAGTAAAGTTGGTATTAATGGTTTTGGTCGTATCGGTCGACTGGTGTTGCGTCGATTACTTGAAGTCAAAAGCAACATAGACGTTGTCGCTATTAATGATCTCACTTCCCCAAAAATTCTCGCCTACCTGCTGAAACATGATTCAAACTACGGACCGTTCCCCTGGAGCGTTGATTATACGGAAGATTCACTTATCGTTAATGGGAAAAGTATCGCGGTTTACGCCGAAAAAGAGGCTAAAAATATTCCGTGGAAAGCGAAAGGCGCAGAAATCATTGTCGAATGTACAGGCTTTTATACCTCCGCCGAGAAATCGCAGGCGCATCTTGATGCTGGCGCGAAGAAGGTGTTGATTTCCGCCCCTGCCGGTGAAATGAAAACCATCGTTTATAACGTCAATGACGACACTCTGGATGGCAACGACACCATTGTTTCCGTGGCGTCATGCACCACTAACTGCCTTGCGCCGATGGCCAAAGCCTTGCATGACAGTTTCGGGATAGAAGTCGGCACGATGACAACCATTCATGCCTATACCGGCACCCAGTCACTGGTGGATGGCCCACGTGGTAAAGATTTACGTGCTTCACGCGCAGCGGCAGAAAATATCATTCCCCACACTACGGGGGCGGCAAAAGCCATTGGTCTGGTGATCCCGGAACTGAGCGGCAAACTGAAAGGTCATGCGCAACGCGTGCCGGTGAAAACAGGTTCGGTCACTGAACTGGTGTCGATTCTCGGAAAGAAAGTGACTGCCGAAGAGGTGAACAACGCGCTTAAAAAGGCGACAAACAATAACGAGTCATTTGGTTATACTGATGAAGAAATAGTCTCTTCCGATATCATTGGCAGCCATTTCGGTTCGGTGTTTGATGCCACGCAAACGGAAATTACCGCCGTGGGCGATTTACAACTGGTGAAAACGGTCGCCTGGTACGATAACGAATATGGCTTCGTCACGCAGCTTATTCGCACCCTCGAAAAATTCGCTAAACTCTGACGCGCACAGGCGGAGGAAAAAACCTCCGCCTCTTTCACTCATTACGACTGTAAATAAACCACCTGGGTCTGCAGATATTCATGCAAGCCATGTTTACCATCTGCGCCGCCAATACCGGATTTACGCCATCCAGCGTGGAAGCCTTGCATAGCTTCGAAGTTTTCACGGTTGATGTAAGTTTCACCAAACTTCAGCCCTTTAATGGCTTTCATCGCGACGTTCAGATTTTGGGTATAGATTGATGAGGTCAGGCCGTAATCACTGTCATTAGCCATTGAGATAGCCTCTTCCAGCGTGTCAAATGCGACCACCGGCAGAACCGGGCCAAAGGTTTCCTCATGCATAATCGACATTTCCTGGCGAACATCCAGCAGCAATGTCGGCGGATAATAATATCCTTTCCCCTCTACCGCTTTGCCACCCAACGCCACTCTCGCCCCTTCTTCTACTGCGCGCGCCACTTTTTGCTCAACCCTTTCCAGCGCCGCGGCGTTAATCAACGGTCCCATCGCAATGTCGTTGCGTTCAGCGGGGTTACCAAATTGAACCGCCTGCATCGCTTCCCCCAGCCGATTGACGAACTGATCATAAATGCTTTTCTGTACATAAACACGTTCTGCACAGTTACACACTTGCCCACTATTAATGACGCGTGAATCAACGATGGCTTTGACTGCCAGTTCAAGATCGGCATCGTCCATTACGATAGCCGGTGCTTTACCCCCCAATTCCAGGCACACTTTGGTGATGTTTTTCGCCGCAGTCGCCATAATCTTTTCACCTGCAGAGACGCTGCCTGTCATACTGACCATTGCGACCTTTGGGTTACCCGCCAGTTCTTGCCCAACGGTTTCACCACGCCCGAGTACAAGGTTAAACACGCCGCGCGGAAGGCCTATTTCATCAACGATTTTGGCGAATGCAATCGCATTGTTTGGCGTAAATTCACTGGGTTTAATGACGATGGTATTACCGGTCAAAAGAGCGGGAGCCATTTTGCGGGCAATGAGGAAGAACGGAAAGTTCCACGGCAGAATGCCGGTAGTCACGCCAAGCGCACGTTTAAACAGAAGGATATTTTCTCCTGGACGATCGCTTTGAATAATCTCGCCCTCGTAACGCCGTGCCCACTCCGCCATATAATCGATATAGTCCGCAGTAAAAGCCACTTCGACTTCAGCCAACTGCTGGATCTTGCCCCCTTCTTCGACAATCAGCGCACTGATTTCACTGGCACGTTCCCGGATC
It encodes the following:
- the aldA gene encoding aldehyde dehydrogenase, with product MSVPVQHPMYIDGQFVTWRGDAWIDVVNPATEVVISRIPDGQAEDARKAIDAAERAQPEWEALPAIERASWLRKISAGIRERASEISALIVEEGGKIQQLAEVEVAFTADYIDYMAEWARRYEGEIIQSDRPGENILLFKRALGVTTGILPWNFPFFLIARKMAPALLTGNTIVIKPSEFTPNNAIAFAKIVDEIGLPRGVFNLVLGRGETVGQELAGNPKVAMVSMTGSVSAGEKIMATAAKNITKVCLELGGKAPAIVMDDADLELAVKAIVDSRVINSGQVCNCAERVYVQKSIYDQFVNRLGEAMQAVQFGNPAERNDIAMGPLINAAALERVEQKVARAVEEGARVALGGKAVEGKGYYYPPTLLLDVRQEMSIMHEETFGPVLPVVAFDTLEEAISMANDSDYGLTSSIYTQNLNVAMKAIKGLKFGETYINRENFEAMQGFHAGWRKSGIGGADGKHGLHEYLQTQVVYLQS
- the gap gene encoding type I glyceraldehyde-3-phosphate dehydrogenase, which gives rise to MSKVGINGFGRIGRLVLRRLLEVKSNIDVVAINDLTSPKILAYLLKHDSNYGPFPWSVDYTEDSLIVNGKSIAVYAEKEAKNIPWKAKGAEIIVECTGFYTSAEKSQAHLDAGAKKVLISAPAGEMKTIVYNVNDDTLDGNDTIVSVASCTTNCLAPMAKALHDSFGIEVGTMTTIHAYTGTQSLVDGPRGKDLRASRAAAENIIPHTTGAAKAIGLVIPELSGKLKGHAQRVPVKTGSVTELVSILGKKVTAEEVNNALKKATNNNESFGYTDEEIVSSDIIGSHFGSVFDATQTEITAVGDLQLVKTVAWYDNEYGFVTQLIRTLEKFAKL
- the cybB gene encoding cytochrome b561, which gives rise to MGNKYSRLQISIHWLVFLLVIVAYCAMEFRGFFPRSDRPLINMIHVSCGISILVLMVVRLLLRLKCPTPPIIPKPKPMMTGLAHLGHLVIYLLFIALPVIGLVMMYNRGNPWFAFGLTMPYASEANFERVDSLKSWHETLANLGYFVIGLHAAAALAHHYFWKDNTLLRMMPRKRS